TGTGGCGGGCCACCTCGGCGCGGCTGCGCTCCAGTTCGCCGAGGGCGGTACGGGCCTCGGCGCGCTCCTGGTCGAGCCGGCGCCGCTCCCGCTGGAGCTCGGTGAGGGCGGCGCTCTGCCGGGCGGTGACCCGGTCGAGGGCGGACGCCCGGGCGAGGTAGCTGTCCGGGTCGGAGGAGAGCAGCAGGACCAGGGTGGGGTCGAGGCCGCCGGAGCGGTACTGGGCGCCGGCGAGCGCGCCGAGCGCGCCCCGCATCCGGTTGATGCGCTCCTGGCCCCGGGCGAGGCTGTCCTGGGCCTGGCGGACCTTGCGGCGCAGGGCGTCGGCCTTCTCGTCCGCCCGGTTGTAGCCCTCGGCGGCGCGCTCGGCCTCCTCGTACAGGCGGTCGACCTTGGCGCGGGTGGCCTCGGTGCCGGCGCCCGGGTCGGCGGTCGCGGGGACCGCGCCGAGGGAGGCCGCCGCGGTGGCCGCGGCGGCTGCGGTCAGGACGGTGACCCGGGCGGGTCGGCGGTGGGAGGCCACGGCTCGCGCTCTCCGTTCGGCTCGTGCGGACTGGCGCCGCAGACAGTAGCCGCTCCCCCGGCCGCGTCCAACGAAGGCGCCGGGCACACAAAATGACGCCCCGCCGGAGATCACAAGGTCACCGGCGGGGCGTCAGGTCAGCTCGGGGTGCGGCGAACCACCCGTTCGGGCGGCACGGCCGGGCGGGTCAGCCGCCGATGCGGACGCCGAACTGGAACGTTCCCATGTAGTTCATCGACTCGTAGCGGACCACGGCGCCCGGCTTCGGGGCGTGCAGGATCGTGTTGTTGCCCGCGTACAGGCCCACGTGCGACAGGCCGTTGAAGAAGACCAGGTCGCCCGGGCGGAGCTGGCTGCGGCCGATCTTCACGCCGTCGTTCTGCTGGGTGTACGTGGTGCGGGTCAGCGTGGCGCCGGCCTGGCGGTAGGCCCACATGGTCAGACCGGAGCAGTCGTACGCGTTGGGGCCCTCGGCGCCGGAGACGTACGGCTTGCCGAGCTGGGTGGCGGCGGCGGAGAGGGCGGCGGCGCCGAGGCCGCTGGCCGGGGCCTCGTTGCCGAGGTCGAGGCGGGGGGCGGCGGCGCGGGAGGCGCGCTCGGCCTCGGCCCGCTCCTGCTGCTGGATGCGGGCGCGCTCCTCGGCGGTGAGCGTGTTGAGCAGCTTGCGGGCCTCCGCGAGCTTGCCCTGGATCTTCTTCTTCTTCTCGCCGAGGGTCTTGCGCACGTCCTCCAGGTCGGCGAGCTTCGCGGTCGCCTCGGCACGCTCCTGGGCGAGGGCGCGCTGCTTGTCCTGGATGGTGGCGAGAACGTCGGCCTGCTGGTCGGTGACCCGGCCGATCGCGGACGCCTTGTCGAGGTAGTCGTCCGGGTTCGAGGAGAGGAAGAGCTGGAGCGCCGGGTCGATGCCGCCGGAGCGGTACTGGGCGCTGGCGACCGAACCGATCTGGTCCCGGAGGGTGTTCAGCTCCTGCTGACCACGCGCCACCCGGTCCTGGATCTGGCCGATCTCCTTCTGCAGCTTGCCGCGGCGCTCCTCGGCCAGGCTGTGCTGCTCCGTGGCCTCCTCGGCCTCGTGGTAGAGCTTGTCGACCTTCGACTTGACCTCGTCGATCTTCGGCTTGGGGGCCGCCTGGGCTCCGGTCTGGGCGGAGAGCGCGACGGCGGCGGCCGCGGTCGCGGTGAGCACGGTCACACGGGTGCGGCTCGGCTGCTTGGGTCGACGGTGGGACGCCACGAAGGCGAGCTCCTTCTTCCTCGAGCCGCCCGGCCGGTCAGGGGCAGGCGGTTCCTCCACGGATCGCCCGGGTGGGTGATCAACCGCGCGAAGGTTCGAGGCCCGACCCTAGTGACCAAGTTGTGATCAGTTCAAATCCCGATGGCAAAAATCTCGCCCACGCACCACTTTATTTACACGCATCACACGGGCGG
The Streptomyces roseofulvus genome window above contains:
- a CDS encoding C40 family peptidase — translated: MASHRRPKQPSRTRVTVLTATAAAAVALSAQTGAQAAPKPKIDEVKSKVDKLYHEAEEATEQHSLAEERRGKLQKEIGQIQDRVARGQQELNTLRDQIGSVASAQYRSGGIDPALQLFLSSNPDDYLDKASAIGRVTDQQADVLATIQDKQRALAQERAEATAKLADLEDVRKTLGEKKKKIQGKLAEARKLLNTLTAEERARIQQQERAEAERASRAAAPRLDLGNEAPASGLGAAALSAAATQLGKPYVSGAEGPNAYDCSGLTMWAYRQAGATLTRTTYTQQNDGVKIGRSQLRPGDLVFFNGLSHVGLYAGNNTILHAPKPGAVVRYESMNYMGTFQFGVRIGG
- a CDS encoding C40 family peptidase, with amino-acid sequence MASHRRPARVTVLTAAAAATAAASLGAVPATADPGAGTEATRAKVDRLYEEAERAAEGYNRADEKADALRRKVRQAQDSLARGQERINRMRGALGALAGAQYRSGGLDPTLVLLLSSDPDSYLARASALDRVTARQSAALTELQRERRRLDQERAEARTALGELERSRAEVARHKRSVERKLAEARRLLASLTAAERADYERASRSGGRAGAPGEELPPPADLGPADSRGAAAVLAARSAVGKPYVWGATGPSAFDCSGLMVWSYRQAGISLPRTSAAQRYAGRQVPLSQAQPGDLVTYRGDASHVGIYAGNGQVIHAPYPGARVRYDPVNMMSHVTVTRL